In Thunnus thynnus chromosome 13, fThuThy2.1, whole genome shotgun sequence, the following proteins share a genomic window:
- the vezf1a gene encoding vascular endothelial zinc finger 1 isoform X1 codes for MEPSWSTFLFQQANEALHHQHQVAQNSLLPLLNAGAEQIDQKPILPIQIDQKPPSSALDLLKDNVASGGGARPPMPVIKKEHKGKTPFVCGYCNKAFRDSYHLRRHESSHTGIKMVSRPKKTAQTAPTMVPMISTMPRDNNGNPSYISTVAGILSTATTSVSSSIMTSSAMGSIPQQNVTKKPAKPVKKNHGCEMCGKAFRDVYHLNRHKLSHSDEKPFECPICQQRFKRKDRMTYHVRSHDGGVHKPYVCSVCGKGFSRPDHLSCHVKHVHSSERPFKCQVTACTSAFATKDRLRSHMIRHEGKVTCSICGKMLSAAYITSHLKTHGQTNFNSCNKEGNEVCNSASATPVTISAPITTAMNRVNSNNAVTIAAQMNISTNTVNITSPVSLQHPVTITGPINIASVNIPATAPMNIAHPVAITTPMSMNIAGPLNIAMRPVDSMPFLSQVLPSSPPW; via the exons ATGGAGCCGAGCTGGAGTACGTTTCTTTTTCAA CAGGCCAATGAAGCCCTCCACCACCAGCACCAGGTGGCCCAGAACAGCCTGCTGCCTCTTCTTAACGCAGGAGCTGAACAAATTGACCAGAAGCCTATCCTTCCCATCCAAATAGATCAGAAACCCCCATCCAGCGCTTTGGATCTCCTCAAAGACAATGTGGCCAGTGGAGGAGGCGCACGGCCACCGATGCCTGTGATAAAGAAGGAACACAAAGGCAAAACACCTTTCGTCTGTGGCTACTGCAACAAGGCTTTCCGCGACAGCTACCACCTGCGACGCCATGAGTCCAGCCACACCGGTATCAAGATGGTGTCACGGCCAAAGAAGACTGCCCAGACGGCCCCCACCATGGTTCCCATGATTTCTACCATGCCACGAGACAACAACGGCAACCCTTCCTACATTTCCACAGTAGCAGGCATCCTCTCCACCGCAACCACCTCCGTTTCCTCAAGTATCATGACATCATCCGCAATGGGCAGTATACCGCAACAAAATGTCACCAAGAAACCCGCCAAACCTGTCAAGAAAAACCACGGGTGCGAGATGTGTGGCAAGGCCTTTCGTGATGTCTACCATCTGAATCGCCACAAGCTCTCCCATTCAGATGAAAAGCCTTTTGAGTGCCCCATCTGCCAGCAACGCTTTAAACGGAAGGACCGAATGACCTACCATGTTCGCTCTCATGACGGAGGAGTCCACAAGCCCTATGTGTGTTCCGTGTGTGGGAAAGGCTTTTCCAG GCCAGACCACTTGAGCTGTCATGTGAAGCATGTGCATTCCTCAGAAAGGCCGTTCAAATGTCAAGTAACG GCCTGTACCTCTGCTTTTGCCACCAAAGACAGACTCCGTTCCCACATGATCAGGCATGAAGGCAAGGTCACCTGTAGCATCTGTGGGAAGATGCTCAGTGCGGCCTACATCACCAGCCATTTGAAGACTCATGGACAGACCAACTTTAACTCCTGTAACAAAG AAGGTAACGAAGTCTGCAATTCTGCCTCGGCTACACCTGTGACCATTTCAGCCCCCATCACCACGGCGATGAACCGGGTCAACTCCAACAATGCCGTCACCATAGCCGCACAAATGAACATTAGCACCAACACGGTCAACATCACATCCCCAGTCAGCCTCCAGCACCCAGTCACCATCACCGGGCCCATCAACATCGCCTCTGTCAACATCCCCGCCACGGCGCCCATGAATATCGCCCACCCAGTCGCAATAACGACCCCCATGTCAATGAATATAGCCGGTCCGCTCAACATCGCCATGAGGCCAGTGGATAGCATGCCTTTCCTGTCCCAAGTCTTGCCTTCTTCCCCACCCTggtaa
- the LOC137195000 gene encoding gap junction delta-2 protein-like — MFMAGMGGKGERERDQYNQLLVTNENILPDYLLLVCLSTEMGDWSILGRFLTEVQNHSTVIGKIWLTMLLIFRILLVALVGDAVYSDEQSKFTCNTLQPGCNNVCYDTFAPVSHLRFWVFQIVLVSTPSIFYVVYVLQKITKNEKTDIKKVEVVTSSSPALKRDKYIEGDKETTLEVGSLYNTTCNTEDWSSQEDECEEKSQLEEEKREVGKDPTQLSSQVLLIYIIHVLLRSIMEIIFLIGQYYLFGFEVPHLFRCETYPCPHRTDCFVSRATEKTIFLNFMFSVSLGCIILNIVELHYLGWIYILRVLFSACFTCCDADSNPVQEVELYSDSNPLLLELKHSLRGRVVLQTTSTMSRDKSSGVPTQAPTISFETDSTLECTSKRNTDEKERTKTRPFSMPKIGRGKKSWL; from the coding sequence ATGTTCATGGCAGGAATGGGAGGCaagggagaaagggagagagaccAATACAATCAGTTATTAGTCACCAATGAAAACATTCTTCCTGACTATTTATTGTTAGTATGTCTTTCCACAGAAATGGGAGACTGGTCCATTCTTGGCCGCTTCCTAACGGAGGTTCAAAACCATTCCACGGTCATTGGAAAGATATGGCTGACAATGCTGCTCATCTTCCGCATCTTGCTTGTGGCCCTGGTTGGGGATGCTGTCTACAGTGATGAGCAGTCCAAGTTTACCTGCAACACCCTTCAGCCTGGATGCAATAATGTCTGCTATGACACTTTTGCTCCTGTCTCACACTTGCGATTTTGGGTCTTTCAGATTGTTCTTGTCTCCACACCTTCTATTTTCTACGTTGTCTATGTATTGCAAAAAATCACCAAGAATGAAAAGACAGACATTAAGAAGGTTGAAGTTGTAACCAGCTCCTCGCCTGCACTCAAGAGGGACAAATATATAGAAGGAGATAAGGAGACAACACTGGAAGTTGGCAGTCTTTATAACACCACCTGTAACACTGAGGACTGGAGCTCACAGGAGGATGAGTGTGAGGAGAAGAGTCAgctagaagaagaaaagagagaagtaGGAAAAGACCCCACCCAGCTTTCCAGCCAAGTACTACTTATCTACATCATACATGTTTTGCTGCGCTCCATCATGGAGATAATCTTCCTTATTGGGCAGTATTACCTGTTTGGATTTGAAGTCCCACATCTTTTCCGCTGTGAAACCTACCCCTGTCCACACCGAACTGACTGCTTTGTGTCTCGAGCAACAGAAAAGACCATCTTTCTCAACTTCATGTTCAGTGTCAGTCTAGGTTGCATCATCTTGAACATTGTGGAGCTGCATTATCTAGGCTGGATTTATATTCTCAGAGTACTGTTCTCTGCATGCTTCACATGCTGTGATGCAGATAGTAACCCTGTGCAGGAGGTGGAATTATATTCTGACAGCAACCCACTGCTGCTTGAGCTCAAACACTCTTTACGTGGCAGGGTCGTCCTGCAGACCACCTCTACCATGTCCCGGGACAAGAGCAGTGGTGTCCCAACCCAGGCCCCGACCATCTCCTTTGAGACAGACTCTACACTGGAGTGCACTTCgaagagaaacacagatgaaAAGGAACGCACCAAGACCAGACCGTTCAGTATGCCCAAAATAGGAAGAGGCAAAAAGTCATGGCTATAA
- the vezf1a gene encoding vascular endothelial zinc finger 1 isoform X2: MEPSWSTFLFQQANEALHHQHQVAQNSLLPLLNAGAEQIDQKPILPIQIDQKPPSSALDLLKDNVASGGGARPPMPVIKKEHKGKTPFVCGYCNKAFRDSYHLRRHESSHTGIKMVSRPKKTAQTAPTMVPMISTMPRDNNGNPSYISTVAGILSTATTSVSSSIMTSSAMGSIPQQNVTKKPAKPVKKNHGCEMCGKAFRDVYHLNRHKLSHSDEKPFECPICQQRFKRKDRMTYHVRSHDGGVHKPYVCSVCGKGFSRPDHLSCHVKHVHSSERPFKCQVTACTSAFATKDRLRSHMIRHEGKVTCSICGKMLSAAYITSHLKTHGQTNFNSCNKGNEVCNSASATPVTISAPITTAMNRVNSNNAVTIAAQMNISTNTVNITSPVSLQHPVTITGPINIASVNIPATAPMNIAHPVAITTPMSMNIAGPLNIAMRPVDSMPFLSQVLPSSPPW; this comes from the exons ATGGAGCCGAGCTGGAGTACGTTTCTTTTTCAA CAGGCCAATGAAGCCCTCCACCACCAGCACCAGGTGGCCCAGAACAGCCTGCTGCCTCTTCTTAACGCAGGAGCTGAACAAATTGACCAGAAGCCTATCCTTCCCATCCAAATAGATCAGAAACCCCCATCCAGCGCTTTGGATCTCCTCAAAGACAATGTGGCCAGTGGAGGAGGCGCACGGCCACCGATGCCTGTGATAAAGAAGGAACACAAAGGCAAAACACCTTTCGTCTGTGGCTACTGCAACAAGGCTTTCCGCGACAGCTACCACCTGCGACGCCATGAGTCCAGCCACACCGGTATCAAGATGGTGTCACGGCCAAAGAAGACTGCCCAGACGGCCCCCACCATGGTTCCCATGATTTCTACCATGCCACGAGACAACAACGGCAACCCTTCCTACATTTCCACAGTAGCAGGCATCCTCTCCACCGCAACCACCTCCGTTTCCTCAAGTATCATGACATCATCCGCAATGGGCAGTATACCGCAACAAAATGTCACCAAGAAACCCGCCAAACCTGTCAAGAAAAACCACGGGTGCGAGATGTGTGGCAAGGCCTTTCGTGATGTCTACCATCTGAATCGCCACAAGCTCTCCCATTCAGATGAAAAGCCTTTTGAGTGCCCCATCTGCCAGCAACGCTTTAAACGGAAGGACCGAATGACCTACCATGTTCGCTCTCATGACGGAGGAGTCCACAAGCCCTATGTGTGTTCCGTGTGTGGGAAAGGCTTTTCCAG GCCAGACCACTTGAGCTGTCATGTGAAGCATGTGCATTCCTCAGAAAGGCCGTTCAAATGTCAAGTAACG GCCTGTACCTCTGCTTTTGCCACCAAAGACAGACTCCGTTCCCACATGATCAGGCATGAAGGCAAGGTCACCTGTAGCATCTGTGGGAAGATGCTCAGTGCGGCCTACATCACCAGCCATTTGAAGACTCATGGACAGACCAACTTTAACTCCTGTAACAAAG GTAACGAAGTCTGCAATTCTGCCTCGGCTACACCTGTGACCATTTCAGCCCCCATCACCACGGCGATGAACCGGGTCAACTCCAACAATGCCGTCACCATAGCCGCACAAATGAACATTAGCACCAACACGGTCAACATCACATCCCCAGTCAGCCTCCAGCACCCAGTCACCATCACCGGGCCCATCAACATCGCCTCTGTCAACATCCCCGCCACGGCGCCCATGAATATCGCCCACCCAGTCGCAATAACGACCCCCATGTCAATGAATATAGCCGGTCCGCTCAACATCGCCATGAGGCCAGTGGATAGCATGCCTTTCCTGTCCCAAGTCTTGCCTTCTTCCCCACCCTggtaa